One genomic window of Methyloceanibacter sp. wino2 includes the following:
- the rpsL gene encoding 30S ribosomal protein S12, which produces MPTIQQLIRKPRKAPVKRNKVPAMQACPQKRGVCTRVYTTTPKKPNSALRKVARVRLTNQQEVTSYIPGEGHNLQEHSVVMIRGGRVKDLPGVRYHIIRGVLDTQGVSARRQRRSKYGAKRPK; this is translated from the coding sequence ATGCCAACGATTCAGCAATTGATCCGGAAGCCGCGTAAGGCCCCGGTGAAGCGCAACAAAGTGCCGGCCATGCAGGCCTGCCCGCAGAAGCGGGGCGTTTGCACCCGCGTGTACACCACCACGCCGAAGAAGCCGAACTCGGCCCTCCGGAAGGTCGCGCGCGTGCGCCTGACCAACCAGCAGGAAGTGACGAGCTACATCCCGGGTGAGGGTCACAATCTTCAGGAGCACTCCGTGGTCATGATCCGCGGCGGTCGCGTGAAGGATCTTCCCGGTGTGCGCTACCACATCATTCGCGGCGTGCTTGACACGCAAGGCGTCAGCGCCCGCCGTCAGCGGCGCTCGAAATACGGAGCCAAGCGGCCCAAGTAG
- the rpsG gene encoding 30S ribosomal protein S7 produces MSRRHKADKREIIPDPKFGDQVLTKFMNSIMLDGKKSAAERIVYGALDQMEDKVKQNPIELFHQALQNVMPAIEVRSRRVGGATYQVPVEVRVDRRQALAIRWIISAARGRNENTMVERLSGELLDAVNNRGSAVKKREDTHRMAEANRAFSHYRW; encoded by the coding sequence ATGTCCAGGCGGCACAAAGCTGATAAGCGGGAGATCATTCCCGATCCCAAGTTTGGGGATCAGGTGCTCACCAAGTTCATGAATTCCATCATGCTGGACGGCAAGAAATCGGCCGCCGAGCGGATCGTCTATGGCGCGCTCGACCAGATGGAAGACAAGGTGAAGCAGAACCCGATCGAATTGTTTCATCAGGCGCTGCAGAACGTCATGCCGGCCATTGAGGTGCGCTCCCGCCGTGTGGGCGGTGCGACCTACCAGGTGCCGGTCGAAGTCCGTGTCGATCGCCGCCAAGCGCTGGCCATTCGCTGGATTATCTCCGCGGCGCGTGGGCGCAACGAGAACACGATGGTCGAGCGGCTGTCGGGTGAGCTTCTCGATGCCGTCAACAACCGCGGCTCGGCCGTGAAGAAGCGCGAGGACACGCACCGGATGGCCGAGGCCAACCGCGCCTTCTCGCACTATCGCTGGTAA
- the fusA gene encoding elongation factor G has product MSRQTPLKDYRNIGIMAHIDAGKTTTTERVLYYTGKSHKIGEVHDGAATMDWMEQEQERGITITSAATTAFWNDKRINIIDTPGHVDFTIEVERSLRVLDGAVALLDANQGVEPQTETVWRQADKYHVPRMIFVNKMDKIGADFFMSLETIKERLGANPIVLQLPIGAESDFAGIVDLVRMKAVIWDDESLGATFHDEDIPADLQGKAQEYHEALIEQAVEVDEAAMEAYLEGKEISEEKLKELIRKGTCNLDFVPILCGSAFKNKGVQPLLDAVVDYLPSPLDVPAIKAIDVKTEEEVDRPASDDAPLSMLAFKIMNDPFVGSLTFCRIYSGKVETGMSLLNTVKDKKERIGRMLLMHSNHREDIKEAYAGDIVAIAGLKDVTTGDTLCDPAKAVILERMEFPDPVIEVAVEPKTKSDQEKLGVALNRLAQEDPSFRVTVDHESGQTIIKGMGELHLDIIVDRMKREFKVEANVGAPQVAYRETITKPANVDYTHKKQTGGSGQFARVKMEIEPAEAGEGFIFENKVVGGNVPKEFIPGVEKGVRSVIDAGVLAGFPILDVKCTLVDGASHDVDSSVMAFEIASRAAFREAAQKAAPKLLEPMMKVEVVTPEEYVGGIIGDLTSRRGQVRGQEPRGNATVINAMVPLANMFGYVNTLRSMSQGRAQFTMQFDSYAQVPQAVAEEVQAKFA; this is encoded by the coding sequence ATGTCCCGTCAGACGCCCCTCAAGGACTACCGCAACATCGGTATCATGGCGCATATCGATGCCGGCAAGACCACCACGACCGAGCGCGTGCTCTACTACACCGGTAAGAGCCACAAGATCGGCGAGGTCCATGATGGCGCGGCCACCATGGACTGGATGGAGCAGGAGCAGGAGCGCGGTATCACCATTACGTCGGCTGCGACGACGGCGTTCTGGAACGACAAGCGCATCAACATCATCGACACACCCGGCCACGTGGACTTCACGATCGAGGTCGAGCGGTCCTTGCGTGTGCTCGACGGCGCCGTCGCGCTGCTTGACGCCAACCAGGGCGTGGAGCCGCAGACCGAGACGGTGTGGCGTCAGGCCGACAAGTACCACGTGCCGCGCATGATCTTCGTCAACAAGATGGACAAGATCGGTGCCGATTTTTTCATGTCGCTCGAGACGATCAAGGAGCGCCTCGGCGCCAACCCGATCGTGCTGCAGCTGCCGATCGGTGCTGAGTCGGACTTTGCGGGCATCGTTGACCTCGTACGCATGAAGGCGGTGATCTGGGACGACGAGTCGCTCGGCGCCACGTTCCACGACGAGGACATTCCGGCCGACCTTCAGGGCAAGGCCCAGGAGTATCACGAGGCGCTCATCGAGCAGGCTGTCGAAGTCGACGAGGCGGCCATGGAGGCCTATCTCGAAGGCAAGGAGATCTCCGAGGAGAAGCTGAAAGAGCTGATCCGGAAGGGCACCTGCAACCTCGATTTCGTGCCCATCCTTTGCGGTTCCGCCTTTAAAAACAAGGGTGTGCAGCCGCTTCTTGACGCGGTGGTCGACTATCTTCCGTCCCCGCTCGACGTGCCGGCCATCAAGGCCATCGACGTGAAGACGGAGGAAGAGGTCGATCGCCCGGCTTCTGACGATGCGCCGCTGTCGATGCTTGCCTTCAAGATCATGAACGACCCGTTTGTCGGTTCGCTGACCTTCTGCCGCATCTATTCGGGCAAGGTCGAGACCGGCATGAGCCTGCTCAACACGGTGAAGGACAAGAAAGAGCGTATCGGCCGTATGCTGCTGATGCACTCCAATCACCGTGAAGACATCAAGGAAGCCTATGCCGGCGACATCGTTGCCATTGCGGGTCTCAAGGACGTCACCACCGGTGACACGCTTTGCGATCCGGCCAAGGCGGTAATTCTGGAGCGCATGGAGTTCCCGGATCCTGTTATCGAGGTTGCCGTGGAGCCCAAGACCAAGAGCGACCAGGAGAAACTTGGCGTGGCGCTCAACCGGCTGGCTCAGGAGGATCCGTCCTTCCGCGTTACGGTCGACCACGAATCCGGACAGACGATCATTAAGGGCATGGGCGAGCTTCACCTCGACATCATTGTCGATCGCATGAAGCGCGAGTTTAAGGTCGAGGCCAATGTGGGCGCGCCGCAGGTGGCGTATCGCGAGACGATCACGAAGCCGGCCAATGTGGACTATACCCATAAGAAGCAGACTGGCGGTTCGGGTCAGTTCGCTCGGGTGAAAATGGAGATCGAGCCGGCCGAGGCGGGCGAGGGCTTCATTTTCGAGAACAAGGTTGTCGGTGGTAACGTGCCGAAGGAGTTCATTCCCGGTGTCGAGAAGGGCGTGCGGAGCGTCATCGATGCGGGTGTGCTCGCCGGCTTCCCGATCCTTGACGTAAAGTGCACGCTGGTTGACGGCGCGTCGCATGACGTCGACTCGTCTGTCATGGCGTTTGAGATCGCGTCCCGCGCGGCCTTCCGCGAAGCAGCCCAAAAGGCTGCGCCGAAACTGCTTGAGCCGATGATGAAGGTTGAAGTGGTGACGCCGGAGGAATATGTGGGCGGTATCATTGGCGATCTTACCAGCCGCCGCGGTCAGGTCCGAGGCCAAGAGCCCCGGGGCAACGCGACGGTGATCAATGCCATGGTCCCGCTAGCCAACATGTTTGGTTATGTGAACACGCTGCGTTCCATGAGTCAGGGACGGGCACAGTTCACGATGCAGTTCGACAGCTATGCGCAGGTTCCGCAGGCGGTGGCTGAAGAAGTGCAAGCAAAGTTCGCCTAA
- the tuf gene encoding elongation factor Tu, with product MAKEKFDRSKPHCNIGTIGHVDHGKTTLTAAITKTLAETGGATFTAYDEIDKAPEEKARGITISTAHVEYETENRHYAHVDCPGHADYVKNMITGAAQMDGAILVVSAADGPMPQTREHILLARQVGVPALVVFLNKVDQVDDEELLDLVELEVRELLSKYEFPGDDIPIIKGSALAAIEDSNPEIGQKAILELMKAVDEYIPQPDRPVDGAFLMPIEDVFSISGRGTVVTGRVERGIVKVGEEVEIVGIKPTTKTTVTGVEMFRKLLDQGQAGDNVGCLLRGIDREGVERGQVLAKPGSVTPHTKFKAEAYILTKEEGGRHTPFFGNYRPQFYFRTTDVTGVVELPEGTEMVMPGDNVAMTVELIVPIAMEEKLRFAIREGGRTVGAGVVSSIIE from the coding sequence ATGGCTAAAGAGAAATTCGACCGGTCAAAGCCGCATTGTAACATCGGTACGATTGGTCACGTCGATCACGGTAAAACGACCCTGACCGCTGCGATCACCAAGACATTGGCTGAGACCGGCGGCGCCACGTTCACCGCCTACGATGAAATCGATAAGGCGCCTGAAGAAAAGGCTCGCGGCATCACGATCTCCACGGCACACGTGGAGTACGAGACCGAGAACCGCCACTACGCGCACGTGGACTGCCCGGGTCACGCCGACTACGTGAAGAACATGATCACGGGTGCGGCGCAGATGGACGGCGCCATCCTTGTGGTGTCGGCCGCCGACGGCCCGATGCCGCAGACCCGCGAGCATATTCTGCTTGCGCGTCAGGTCGGTGTGCCGGCGCTGGTGGTGTTCCTGAACAAGGTCGACCAGGTCGATGACGAGGAGCTTCTGGACCTCGTCGAGCTCGAAGTTCGCGAGCTTCTGTCCAAGTACGAGTTCCCGGGAGACGATATCCCGATCATCAAGGGCTCCGCTCTTGCCGCGATCGAGGATAGCAATCCCGAGATCGGTCAGAAGGCCATTCTTGAGCTCATGAAGGCTGTCGACGAGTACATCCCGCAGCCGGATCGTCCGGTTGACGGCGCGTTCCTGATGCCGATCGAAGACGTGTTCTCGATCTCCGGCCGCGGTACCGTTGTGACCGGCCGCGTCGAGCGTGGCATCGTCAAGGTCGGTGAGGAAGTCGAGATCGTTGGTATTAAGCCGACGACGAAGACGACCGTTACCGGCGTTGAGATGTTCCGTAAGCTGCTCGATCAGGGCCAGGCGGGCGACAATGTTGGCTGCCTGCTCCGTGGTATCGACCGTGAAGGTGTCGAGCGTGGTCAGGTTCTGGCCAAGCCCGGTTCCGTGACGCCGCACACGAAGTTCAAGGCCGAGGCATACATCCTCACGAAAGAAGAGGGTGGCCGCCACACGCCGTTCTTCGGCAACTACCGTCCGCAGTTCTACTTCCGCACCACCGACGTGACGGGTGTGGTCGAGCTGCCGGAAGGCACCGAGATGGTGATGCCGGGCGATAATGTTGCCATGACCGTTGAGCTGATCGTGCCGATCGCAATGGAAGAGAAGCTTCGCTTCGCTATCCGTGAAGGTGGCCGCACCGTCGGCGCCGGCGTCGTGTCGTCGATCATCGAGTAA
- the rpsJ gene encoding 30S ribosomal protein S10 — MQSQNIRIRLKAFDHRILDASTKEIVNTAKRTGADVRGPIPLPTRIEKFTVNRSPHIDKKSREQFEMRTHKRLLDIVDPTPQTVDALMKLDLAAGVDVEIKL; from the coding sequence ATGCAGAGCCAGAACATAAGAATTAGGCTGAAAGCCTTCGACCATCGCATTCTCGATGCGTCGACCAAGGAAATCGTCAACACGGCGAAACGTACCGGTGCGGATGTCCGCGGGCCAATCCCGCTGCCGACCCGTATCGAGAAGTTCACCGTGAACCGCTCGCCGCACATCGACAAGAAGAGCCGTGAGCAGTTCGAGATGCGGACGCACAAGCGGCTGCTCGACATTGTCGATCCGACGCCGCAGACGGTCGACGCTTTGATGAAACTCGATCTCGCCGCCGGCGTGGATGTTGAGATCAAGCTTTAA
- the rplC gene encoding 50S ribosomal protein L3, which produces MRSGVIAQKVGMTRIFTDAGEHIPVTVLRLENCQVVGQRTAEKNGYTAVQLGAGRAKVKRLTRAQRGGFAVANVEPKRKVAEFRVSPENLIDVGAEITADHFVEGQFVDASGTSIGKGFAGGMKRHGFGGLRASHGVSINHRSHGSTGQCQDPGKVFKGKKMAGHMGDVSVTTQNLRVVKTDAERGLIMIRGAVPGAKGGWVLLRDAVKRALPEDAPVPGAFRKGSEELAPVKESAAKAPAEAEAAQPAEGGENA; this is translated from the coding sequence ATGCGATCAGGTGTTATCGCGCAAAAGGTCGGTATGACCAGGATCTTCACCGATGCCGGGGAACACATCCCGGTAACGGTGCTGCGCCTGGAGAACTGCCAGGTCGTCGGTCAGCGGACCGCGGAAAAGAACGGCTACACCGCCGTTCAGCTTGGTGCCGGCCGTGCCAAAGTTAAGCGTTTGACGCGGGCTCAACGCGGCGGTTTCGCCGTGGCGAATGTCGAGCCGAAGCGCAAAGTCGCCGAGTTTCGGGTGAGCCCGGAGAATTTGATCGATGTGGGCGCGGAGATCACCGCCGACCACTTCGTCGAAGGGCAGTTCGTCGACGCCTCGGGAACGTCTATCGGTAAGGGTTTTGCCGGTGGCATGAAGCGGCACGGGTTCGGCGGTCTCCGGGCCAGCCACGGCGTGTCGATCAACCACAGAAGCCATGGCTCCACCGGCCAGTGCCAGGATCCCGGCAAGGTGTTCAAGGGCAAGAAGATGGCCGGCCACATGGGTGACGTCAGCGTCACGACGCAGAATCTGCGCGTGGTGAAGACGGATGCCGAGCGCGGTCTCATCATGATCCGCGGCGCCGTTCCCGGCGCCAAGGGCGGATGGGTTCTCCTGCGCGATGCGGTCAAGCGGGCGCTGCCCGAGGATGCACCGGTTCCCGGTGCGTTCCGGAAGGGCTCCGAGGAACTAGCGCCGGTCAAAGAGTCTGCAGCTAAGGCTCCTGCCGAGGCAGAAGCGGCACAGCCGGCAGAGGGCGGAGAGAACGCGTAA
- the rplD gene encoding 50S ribosomal protein L4, whose amino-acid sequence MKADVTTLDAKKAGTVELSEDVFGLEPRADLLHRMVRYQLAKRRAGTVATKDRSEITATTAKMYRQKGTGRARHGSAKPGIFRGGGKAFGPKPRNFGFDLPKKVRALALKHALSSKAKAEELIVLDSCDMKDAKTKALKTQFEKLGFGSALIVDGAEVQTNFALAARNIPHVDVLPIQGINVYDILRHEKLVLTKAALEALEARFK is encoded by the coding sequence ATGAAAGCGGATGTAACAACGCTCGACGCCAAGAAGGCGGGAACCGTGGAACTGTCCGAAGATGTCTTCGGGCTTGAGCCGCGCGCCGACTTGCTGCACCGGATGGTGCGCTACCAGCTGGCCAAGCGCCGCGCCGGTACGGTTGCGACGAAGGACCGTTCGGAGATCACGGCGACGACCGCGAAAATGTACCGGCAGAAGGGGACGGGCCGTGCGCGTCACGGCAGCGCCAAGCCCGGTATCTTCCGTGGCGGCGGTAAGGCTTTCGGTCCGAAGCCGCGCAATTTCGGTTTCGATTTGCCGAAGAAGGTTCGCGCTCTGGCCCTGAAGCATGCGCTGTCGTCGAAGGCGAAGGCCGAAGAGCTCATCGTCCTGGATTCCTGCGACATGAAGGATGCCAAGACGAAGGCGCTGAAGACGCAGTTCGAGAAGCTGGGCTTTGGGTCCGCTCTGATCGTGGACGGCGCCGAGGTGCAGACGAACTTCGCGCTCGCGGCGCGCAACATCCCGCATGTGGATGTGCTGCCGATCCAGGGCATCAACGTGTACGACATTTTGCGGCACGAGAAGCTCGTGCTGACCAAGGCTGCCCTCGAGGCGCTGGAGGCTCGGTTTAAATGA
- a CDS encoding 50S ribosomal protein L23, producing MSALQAYDVILAPVITEKSSEASESNQVVFKVRLNATKPQIKNAVEKLFGVKVVAVNTLTRKGKTKFFRGIKGTQKDTKKAVVKLAEGDKIDVTTGI from the coding sequence ATGAGTGCGCTGCAAGCATATGACGTGATTTTGGCTCCGGTGATCACCGAGAAATCGAGTGAGGCGTCCGAATCCAATCAGGTGGTGTTCAAGGTTCGCCTCAACGCGACGAAGCCGCAGATCAAGAACGCGGTGGAGAAGCTGTTCGGCGTCAAGGTAGTGGCCGTGAACACGCTGACCCGCAAGGGTAAGACCAAGTTCTTCCGGGGCATCAAGGGTACCCAGAAGGATACGAAGAAGGCCGTCGTCAAGCTCGCCGAAGGCGACAAGATCGACGTGACGACAGGGATCTAG
- the rplB gene encoding 50S ribosomal protein L2 → MALKTFKPTTPSQRQLVLVDRSHLWKGKPVKPLTEGLTKSGGRNNTGRVSIWHRGGGHKRSYRMVDFKRTKHGVAATVERLEYDPNRTAFIALIKYDDGELAYILAPQRLAPGDKVIADEKVDVKPGNAMPLANMPIGTIVHNVEMKQGKGGQIARAAGAYVQLVGRDSGYAILRLNSGETRMVPAACMATVGAVSNPDNANVSLSKAGRSRWKGRKPVVRGVAMNPIDHPHGGGEGRTSGGRHPVTPWGKSTKGKRTRTNKASDKYILRSRHLKKKKG, encoded by the coding sequence ATGGCGTTGAAGACATTCAAACCGACCACGCCGAGCCAGCGTCAACTGGTGCTCGTGGACCGCAGCCATCTGTGGAAGGGCAAGCCGGTCAAGCCGCTCACGGAGGGCTTGACCAAGTCGGGTGGCCGTAACAACACGGGACGCGTCTCGATCTGGCATCGCGGCGGCGGTCATAAGCGTTCGTACCGCATGGTCGATTTCAAGCGGACCAAGCACGGCGTCGCGGCGACCGTCGAGCGGCTGGAATACGATCCGAACCGCACGGCGTTCATCGCACTGATCAAGTATGATGACGGCGAGCTGGCCTACATTCTGGCGCCGCAGCGTCTGGCGCCGGGCGACAAGGTGATCGCCGACGAAAAGGTCGACGTGAAGCCTGGCAACGCGATGCCGCTGGCGAACATGCCGATCGGCACCATCGTCCACAATGTGGAGATGAAGCAGGGCAAGGGCGGCCAGATCGCACGCGCCGCGGGTGCCTATGTGCAGCTCGTCGGCCGTGACTCCGGCTACGCGATCCTGCGTCTGAATTCTGGCGAAACGCGCATGGTTCCGGCCGCCTGCATGGCGACGGTCGGCGCGGTCTCCAACCCGGACAACGCGAACGTGTCGTTGTCCAAGGCTGGCCGCAGCCGCTGGAAGGGCCGCAAGCCCGTGGTTCGCGGTGTGGCGATGAACCCGATCGATCATCCGCATGGCGGTGGTGAAGGACGGACGTCCGGTGGCCGGCACCCGGTCACCCCTTGGGGTAAGTCCACCAAGGGCAAGCGTACGCGCACCAACAAGGCGAGCGACAAGTACATTCTGCGCAGCCGCCATCTGAAGAAGAAGAAGGGATAA
- the rpsS gene encoding 30S ribosomal protein S19 produces the protein MARSIWKGPFVDGFLLKKAEKARESGSNAVIKMWSRRSTILPQFVGLTFGVHNGQKHVPVLVTEDMVGHKFGEFSPTRTYHGHAADRKVKRGK, from the coding sequence GTGGCACGTTCGATTTGGAAAGGCCCGTTCGTCGACGGCTTTCTCTTGAAGAAGGCTGAGAAGGCGCGTGAGAGCGGCTCCAACGCCGTGATCAAGATGTGGTCGCGCCGGTCCACCATTCTTCCTCAGTTCGTGGGACTGACGTTTGGTGTTCATAACGGGCAGAAGCATGTGCCCGTTCTGGTGACGGAAGACATGGTGGGTCACAAGTTCGGTGAGTTTTCGCCGACGCGCACCTATCACGGCCACGCCGCCGACAGGAAAGTGAAGAGAGGCAAGTAG
- the rplV gene encoding 50S ribosomal protein L22, which produces MGKPQRERTLKDTEAKAVTRLIRVSPQKLNLVAQLIRGKKVDRALADLAFSRKRIAKDVKKTLESAIANAENNHDLDVDALVVSEAYVGKNIVMKRIQARARGRAARILKPFSQMTVVVRQVEEPA; this is translated from the coding sequence ATGGGCAAGCCGCAGAGAGAGCGCACGCTCAAGGACACCGAGGCGAAGGCCGTCACCCGGCTTATCCGCGTGAGCCCGCAGAAGCTGAACCTCGTCGCTCAGCTCATTCGGGGCAAGAAGGTCGATCGCGCCCTGGCCGATCTCGCCTTCTCGCGCAAGCGTATCGCTAAGGACGTCAAGAAGACCTTGGAGTCGGCAATCGCGAACGCAGAGAACAATCACGACCTGGATGTCGATGCCTTGGTCGTGTCAGAAGCCTATGTGGGCAAGAACATTGTGATGAAGCGCATTCAGGCGCGTGCACGGGGCCGGGCGGCTCGGATTTTGAAGCCGTTTTCGCAGATGACCGTGGTCGTGCGTCAAGTTGAGGAGCCTGCTTGA
- the rpsC gene encoding 30S ribosomal protein S3, whose protein sequence is MGQKVNPIGLRLGVNRTWDSRWFASRGEYADLLHEDLKMREHILKTRKQAGISKVVVERPHKKCRVTVYTARPGILIGKKGADIETLRKELATMTDSEVHLNIVEVRKPEVDATLVAEGIAQQLERRVAFRRAMKRAVQSAVRMGALGIRINCSGRLGGAEIARMEWYREGRVPLHTLRANIDYGTALGRTAYGIIGIKVWIFKGEIMEHDPMAQETKALEAQEGGRSGGRRDSARA, encoded by the coding sequence ATGGGACAGAAAGTCAACCCGATCGGGCTTAGGCTCGGTGTCAACCGCACTTGGGATTCGCGCTGGTTTGCCTCGCGTGGCGAGTACGCAGACCTGCTGCACGAAGATCTCAAGATGCGTGAGCACATTCTCAAGACGCGCAAGCAGGCCGGCATTTCGAAGGTCGTCGTGGAGCGTCCGCACAAGAAGTGCCGCGTTACGGTCTACACCGCTCGTCCGGGCATCCTGATCGGTAAGAAGGGCGCGGACATCGAGACGCTTCGCAAAGAGCTGGCGACGATGACGGACTCCGAAGTGCACCTGAACATCGTCGAGGTGCGGAAGCCGGAGGTCGACGCGACGCTGGTGGCTGAAGGTATTGCCCAGCAGCTCGAACGCCGCGTGGCGTTCCGCCGGGCCATGAAGCGGGCGGTGCAGTCGGCGGTCCGCATGGGCGCGCTCGGCATTCGCATCAATTGCTCGGGCCGGCTTGGCGGCGCGGAAATCGCGCGCATGGAATGGTACCGCGAGGGCCGTGTGCCGCTGCACACGCTGCGCGCCAATATCGACTACGGGACGGCGCTGGGGCGTACGGCCTATGGAATCATCGGCATCAAGGTTTGGATCTTCAAGGGCGAGATCATGGAGCACGACCCCATGGCCCAGGAGACCAAGGCCCTTGAGGCACAAGAGGGCGGACGTTCCGGTGGTCGGCGCGACTCCGCACGGGCGTAA
- the rplP gene encoding 50S ribosomal protein L16 has product MLQPKRTKFRKMHKGRIKGAAKGGSALTFGTFGLKAQEPARVTARQIEAARRAMTRQMKRAGRVWIRIFPDVPVSKKPTEVRMGKGKGTPEFWAAKVKPGRIMFEIDGVGEPVAREALRLAAAKLPIKTRVVARIEG; this is encoded by the coding sequence ATGCTGCAACCGAAACGCACAAAGTTCCGCAAGATGCACAAGGGTCGCATCAAAGGTGCGGCGAAGGGCGGATCTGCGTTGACCTTCGGGACCTTCGGGTTGAAGGCGCAAGAGCCGGCGCGGGTCACCGCGCGGCAGATTGAAGCTGCCCGCCGTGCCATGACGCGTCAGATGAAGCGTGCTGGCCGTGTTTGGATCCGCATCTTTCCGGACGTCCCGGTTTCGAAGAAGCCGACCGAAGTCCGTATGGGTAAGGGTAAGGGTACGCCGGAGTTCTGGGCGGCCAAGGTCAAGCCGGGTCGCATCATGTTCGAGATCGACGGCGTCGGCGAGCCTGTGGCACGCGAGGCGCTGCGGCTGGCGGCGGCGAAGCTGCCGATCAAGACGCGTGTCGTGGCACGTATCGAGGGCTAA
- the rpmC gene encoding 50S ribosomal protein L29 — MKASQVNDMTVDQLNDELVKLKKEQFNLRFQAASGQLENTARVRQVRRDIARVQTIARQKSAAAKA; from the coding sequence ATGAAGGCGAGCCAAGTGAACGATATGACGGTCGATCAGCTCAATGACGAGTTGGTCAAGTTGAAGAAAGAGCAGTTCAACCTGCGCTTCCAGGCGGCTTCCGGGCAGCTTGAGAATACGGCGCGGGTTCGGCAGGTGCGGCGCGATATCGCGCGCGTACAGACGATCGCGCGCCAGAAGAGCGCCGCTGCGAAGGCTTAA
- the rpsQ gene encoding 30S ribosomal protein S17, whose protein sequence is MPKRVLIGTVVSDKNDKTVVVKVERRFTHPLFHKVVRRSKNYHAHDENNEFKVGEKVWIEECAPLSKQKCWVVLPREQAAS, encoded by the coding sequence ATGCCGAAACGCGTTTTGATTGGGACCGTGGTGAGCGACAAGAACGACAAGACCGTTGTGGTCAAGGTCGAGCGCCGCTTCACGCATCCCCTGTTCCACAAAGTGGTTCGCCGCTCCAAGAACTACCACGCGCACGACGAGAACAACGAGTTCAAGGTCGGCGAGAAGGTGTGGATCGAGGAATGCGCGCCGCTATCGAAGCAGAAATGTTGGGTGGTTTTGCCGCGTGAGCAGGCAGCCAGCTAA
- the rplN gene encoding 50S ribosomal protein L14, with amino-acid sequence MIQMQTNLDVADNSGAKRVQCIKVLGGSKRKYASIGDTIVVSVKEAIPRGRVKKGQVMKAVIVRTATGVRRQDGSLIRFDRNAAVLVNAQGEPVGTRIFGPVTRELRAKKHMKIVSLAPEVL; translated from the coding sequence ATGATTCAGATGCAGACCAATCTCGATGTCGCCGACAACTCTGGTGCAAAGCGCGTGCAGTGCATCAAGGTGCTCGGCGGTTCGAAGCGGAAATACGCGTCGATCGGAGACACCATCGTGGTCAGCGTCAAGGAAGCGATTCCGCGCGGCCGTGTGAAGAAGGGCCAGGTCATGAAGGCCGTGATCGTGCGTACCGCCACGGGCGTGCGCCGTCAGGACGGTTCGTTGATCCGGTTCGACCGCAATGCGGCGGTTTTGGTCAATGCGCAAGGTGAGCCGGTGGGTACGCGTATCTTCGGCCCCGTCACGCGCGAGTTGCGGGCGAAGAAGCACATGAAGATCGTGTCGCTCGCGCCGGAGGTTCTGTGA
- the rplX gene encoding 50S ribosomal protein L24, with the protein MAGLKIKKGDHVVVLTGKDKGKKGEVLKVLPSENRAVVQGVAQMRKHQRQTASQEGGIITKEAPIHISNLALEDPKDGQPTRVGYKFLKDGRKVRFAKRSGEVIDG; encoded by the coding sequence ATGGCAGGCTTGAAGATCAAAAAGGGCGACCACGTTGTGGTGCTGACGGGCAAGGACAAGGGCAAGAAGGGCGAAGTCCTGAAAGTTCTGCCGTCGGAGAACCGGGCCGTGGTGCAGGGCGTGGCGCAAATGCGTAAGCACCAGCGTCAGACCGCATCCCAGGAGGGGGGCATCATCACCAAGGAAGCCCCGATCCATATTTCGAATCTCGCGCTTGAGGATCCCAAGGATGGGCAACCCACGCGCGTCGGCTACAAATTCTTGAAGGACGGACGCAAGGTGCGTTTCGCAAAGCGTTCGGGCGAGGTCATCGATGGCTGA